In Nocardioides marinus, one DNA window encodes the following:
- a CDS encoding maleylpyruvate isomerase family mycothiol-dependent enzyme has translation MSSQLDGGVELLERALGYTRTALARVDRTDLTRPTPCSRWDLAALLAHMDDALDAFLEAAGGSVSPPTSPGARVGPGGADRLCTKACTLLGAWTSAPPRPVTVDRMAMDPGLLVRAAALEITVHGWDVARALRLDHPLPPALADDLLPVARGLVGHGRFAPALAVASDPAAPSGVRLLGWVGREAG, from the coding sequence GTGTCCTCCCAGCTCGACGGGGGTGTCGAGCTGCTCGAGCGCGCCCTCGGCTACACGCGGACCGCCCTGGCGCGGGTGGACCGGACCGACCTGACCCGTCCCACCCCCTGCAGCCGGTGGGACCTCGCGGCCCTGCTCGCCCACATGGACGACGCCCTCGACGCGTTCCTGGAGGCGGCGGGCGGCTCGGTCTCGCCCCCGACCAGCCCCGGGGCCCGGGTCGGCCCCGGGGGCGCCGACCGGCTGTGCACCAAGGCGTGCACCCTGCTCGGCGCCTGGACCAGCGCCCCGCCGCGACCCGTCACCGTGGACAGGATGGCCATGGACCCGGGACTGCTGGTCCGTGCCGCCGCCCTGGAGATCACCGTCCACGGGTGGGACGTGGCGCGGGCGCTGCGCCTGGACCACCCGCTCCCCCCGGCACTGGCCGACGACCTGCTGCCGGTGGCACGGGGCCTGGTCGGGCACGGCCGGTTCGCCCCGGCGCTGGCCGTCGCCTCGGACCCCGCCGCGCCCAGCGGCGTACGACTGCTGGGGTGGGTGGGTCGGGAGGCCGGGTGA
- a CDS encoding DUF2332 domain-containing protein gives MELFSGTRQTYAEFATQATDSPTFVAWTRGVVEDPEVLAWLGTLPPLKQQPNLVFAAARWHGLPDDATYADLREVLLGDDGSVRATILSRATQTNEAGRMANLLPLLRQVSVEDGPIALLEVGASGGLTLHPDRWSYRYRTPQGDLRVGDPAAPGLECRADGPGPWPTDLPQVAWRGGLDLHPLDVSDDDTARWLETLVWPEHDDRRRVLRQAIEVARHDPPRLVRGDLLSDLDPLIDEAARHGRVVVQHSAVVAYLEREDRERFTDQMLARVAAGACRWVSNEGPRVLPRVSATGPAAPVDRFVLALDGRAVAWTHGHGRSISWLG, from the coding sequence ATGGAGCTCTTCTCGGGGACCCGGCAGACCTACGCCGAGTTCGCGACCCAGGCCACGGACTCCCCGACGTTCGTGGCCTGGACCCGCGGCGTGGTCGAGGACCCCGAGGTGCTGGCCTGGCTCGGCACGCTGCCGCCGCTCAAGCAGCAGCCCAACCTGGTCTTCGCGGCGGCCCGCTGGCACGGGCTCCCCGACGACGCGACGTACGCCGACCTGCGCGAGGTCCTGCTGGGCGACGACGGGTCCGTCCGCGCGACGATCCTGTCCCGGGCGACCCAGACCAACGAGGCCGGGCGGATGGCGAACCTGCTCCCGCTGCTTCGGCAGGTCTCGGTGGAGGACGGACCGATCGCCCTGCTCGAGGTGGGCGCCAGCGGCGGGCTGACGCTCCACCCCGACCGGTGGTCCTACCGCTACCGCACGCCGCAGGGCGACCTGCGCGTCGGCGACCCGGCGGCGCCGGGGCTGGAGTGCCGGGCCGACGGGCCGGGGCCCTGGCCCACCGACCTGCCGCAGGTCGCCTGGCGCGGCGGGCTGGACCTCCACCCCCTCGACGTGAGCGACGACGACACCGCACGCTGGCTCGAGACGCTGGTCTGGCCCGAGCACGACGACCGGCGGCGGGTGCTGCGGCAGGCCATCGAGGTGGCGCGTCACGACCCGCCTCGGCTGGTCCGTGGTGACCTGCTGAGCGACCTCGACCCCCTGATCGACGAGGCGGCCCGTCACGGACGGGTCGTGGTGCAGCACTCGGCGGTGGTCGCCTACCTCGAGCGCGAGGACCGCGAGCGCTTCACCGACCAGATGCTCGCCCGGGTCGCCGCCGGTGCCTGCCGCTGGGTCAGCAACGAGGGTCCGCGGGTGCTGCCCCGGGTCTCGGCGACCGGACCGGCGGCGCCGGTGGACAGGTTCGTGCTGGCGCTGGACGGCCGTGCGGTCGCCTGGACCCACGGGCACGGGCGCTCGATCAGCTGGCTCGGCTGA
- a CDS encoding NAD-dependent succinate-semialdehyde dehydrogenase: MTGPDVHALLDRLLPAEQRRLWVAGEWRDAEGGDTFEVVDPADGQLLARVADGSVTDAVEALDAAVAAQAGWAATPPRERGEILRSAFELIGARADDLALLMSLEMGKAVAEAKGEVSYGNEFFRWFSEEAVRIHGRWMQAPAGGSRLLTIKKPVGPCFFVTPWNFPLAMGTRKIGPAIAAGCTMVVKPAHQTPLTMLALAGLLTEAGLPDGVLNVVPTTRAKEMSEALQGDDRLRKVSFTGSTGVGRTLVRQSADQLQRVSMELGGNAPFVVFEDADVDAAVDGAMVAKMRNMGEACTAANRFLVHSSVAEEFAEKLAARMGALTVGRGQDDGVDVGPLIEEKAVETVSQLVTDAVHDGARLLTGGSVPDGPGFFYPPTVLLGVPADSAINAEEIFGPVAPITTFETEDEAVARANDTEYGLASYVYTRDLSRTIRMAERLEYGMVGINTGLISNPAAPFGGVKASGFGREGGFEGIEEYLETTYVALPV, encoded by the coding sequence ATGACTGGTCCAGACGTTCACGCCCTGCTCGACCGCCTCCTGCCCGCCGAGCAGCGCCGCCTGTGGGTCGCCGGGGAGTGGCGCGACGCGGAGGGCGGTGACACCTTCGAGGTGGTCGATCCCGCCGACGGGCAGCTGCTGGCACGGGTGGCCGACGGGTCGGTCACCGACGCGGTCGAGGCCCTCGACGCAGCCGTCGCCGCCCAGGCAGGGTGGGCGGCCACCCCGCCCCGTGAGCGCGGGGAGATCCTCCGCTCGGCCTTCGAGCTCATCGGCGCGCGCGCCGACGACCTCGCGCTGCTGATGAGCCTGGAGATGGGCAAGGCGGTCGCGGAGGCCAAGGGCGAGGTCTCCTACGGCAACGAGTTCTTCCGCTGGTTCTCCGAGGAGGCCGTGCGCATCCACGGTCGGTGGATGCAGGCTCCGGCCGGCGGCTCGCGACTGCTGACGATCAAGAAGCCGGTCGGCCCGTGCTTCTTCGTCACCCCGTGGAACTTCCCGCTGGCCATGGGCACCCGCAAGATCGGTCCCGCGATCGCGGCCGGCTGCACGATGGTGGTCAAGCCCGCTCACCAGACGCCGCTGACGATGCTGGCGCTGGCCGGGCTGCTGACCGAGGCCGGGCTCCCCGACGGGGTCCTCAACGTCGTACCCACCACGCGGGCCAAGGAGATGAGCGAGGCGCTGCAGGGTGACGACCGGCTGCGCAAGGTCTCCTTCACCGGCTCGACCGGCGTCGGGCGCACCCTGGTGCGGCAGTCCGCCGACCAGCTGCAGCGAGTCAGCATGGAGCTGGGCGGCAACGCGCCGTTCGTCGTCTTCGAGGACGCCGACGTGGACGCGGCCGTCGACGGCGCGATGGTGGCCAAGATGCGCAACATGGGCGAGGCCTGCACCGCCGCGAACCGGTTCCTGGTGCACTCCTCCGTCGCGGAGGAGTTCGCCGAGAAGCTCGCCGCCCGGATGGGTGCGCTCACCGTGGGTCGGGGGCAGGACGACGGTGTCGACGTGGGCCCGCTCATCGAGGAGAAGGCGGTGGAGACCGTCTCGCAGCTGGTGACCGACGCTGTCCACGACGGCGCCCGGCTGCTGACCGGTGGCAGCGTCCCCGACGGTCCCGGGTTCTTCTACCCGCCGACCGTGCTGCTCGGTGTGCCCGCGGACTCCGCGATCAACGCCGAGGAGATCTTCGGCCCGGTCGCGCCCATCACCACCTTCGAGACCGAGGACGAGGCCGTCGCCCGCGCCAACGACACCGAGTACGGCCTGGCCTCCTACGTCTACACCCGGGACCTGTCGCGGACGATCCGGATGGCCGAGCGGCTGGAGTACGGCATGGTCGGCATCAACACCGGGCTGATCTCCAACCCGGCCGCGCCCTTCGGCGGGGTCAAGGCCTCCGGGTTCGGCCGCGAGGGCGGCTTCGAGGGCATCGAGGAGTACCTCGAGACGACCTACGTCGCGCTCCCGGTCTGA
- a CDS encoding penicillin-binding transpeptidase domain-containing protein, with translation MRSRILALAGAVLLLAGCTEVKDAVAGPDPEPTASAFVEALAAQDLSGAPVADPEAAERERAEVVDGMGGVTPRVGLLDLDQSGDTATATLQWSWPLVGSGAGGEWSYESPLRLEREGDGWVAVWAPSVVEPSLVEGEALDLTTLTPRRGDIVGARGLAVVTQRPVNRIGIDKTLVGAGRAVSDARALAEAVGIDAAGYAKRVRAAGDAAFVEAIVMRTEDVVTPISMALARIKGARRIAAEIPLAPSRDFAAPILGSVGQVTAEMVEEAPDTYRPGDVAGLSGLQGRYDDQLRGTPGASVDVLPAEGSDGEVREVFRAEPEKGSTLRISLDVDLQAEAEAVLRRTGPASALVAIDPGTGAVLAAANGPGAGGTNLATYGQAAPGSTFKTVSSLALLRAGLDPTSSVQCPATTVVDGKTFGNYSDYPTGATGRITLRQAVANSCNTAFITSRAKVEGTGLYDAAASLGFGIDHDLGFPAYFGQVPQPETETEAAAALIGQGRVLASPMVMATVVASVQAGETVVPWLVKGYREAPPEGAKPLTGAEASALRSMLRAVVTEGSGRGLLDVPGPELIAKTGTAEFERDGTVLTHAWMVAAGSDLAVAVYVDEGESGSRTAGPLLEAFLRAARR, from the coding sequence ATGCGATCTCGGATCCTCGCCCTCGCCGGTGCGGTGCTGCTGCTCGCCGGCTGCACCGAGGTCAAGGACGCCGTCGCCGGGCCCGACCCGGAGCCGACGGCCAGCGCGTTCGTCGAGGCCCTGGCGGCCCAGGACCTCTCGGGGGCGCCCGTGGCCGACCCCGAAGCGGCCGAGCGCGAGCGCGCCGAGGTCGTGGACGGCATGGGCGGCGTCACCCCGCGGGTGGGGCTGCTGGACCTCGACCAGTCCGGCGACACCGCCACGGCGACCCTGCAGTGGAGCTGGCCGCTGGTGGGCTCGGGCGCTGGTGGTGAGTGGAGCTACGAGTCGCCGCTGCGCCTCGAGCGCGAGGGCGACGGGTGGGTGGCGGTGTGGGCGCCGTCGGTGGTCGAGCCGTCGCTGGTCGAGGGCGAGGCACTCGACCTCACCACCCTGACCCCGAGGCGCGGCGACATCGTCGGTGCGCGGGGTCTCGCGGTCGTCACCCAGCGCCCGGTCAACCGGATCGGGATCGACAAGACCCTCGTGGGAGCCGGGCGCGCGGTCAGCGACGCCCGGGCACTGGCCGAGGCCGTCGGGATCGACGCGGCCGGCTACGCGAAGCGGGTCAGGGCCGCCGGCGACGCGGCCTTCGTCGAGGCCATCGTGATGCGGACCGAGGACGTCGTGACGCCGATCAGCATGGCCCTGGCCCGCATCAAGGGGGCACGCCGGATCGCCGCCGAGATCCCTCTCGCACCCTCACGCGACTTCGCCGCACCCATCCTCGGCTCGGTCGGCCAGGTCACCGCGGAGATGGTCGAGGAGGCACCCGACACCTACCGTCCCGGCGACGTCGCCGGGCTCTCGGGGCTCCAGGGCAGGTACGACGACCAGCTGCGCGGCACCCCCGGCGCGAGCGTCGACGTGCTCCCGGCCGAGGGCTCCGACGGGGAGGTGCGGGAGGTGTTCCGCGCCGAGCCGGAGAAGGGCTCGACGCTCAGGATCAGCCTCGACGTCGACCTGCAGGCCGAGGCCGAGGCGGTGCTGCGGCGCACCGGCCCGGCCAGCGCCCTGGTCGCGATCGACCCCGGCACCGGCGCCGTGCTCGCGGCGGCGAACGGGCCCGGCGCCGGGGGCACCAACCTGGCGACGTACGGCCAGGCCGCGCCGGGCTCGACCTTCAAGACCGTCTCCTCGCTCGCGCTGCTGCGCGCCGGGCTCGACCCGACCTCGAGCGTGCAGTGCCCCGCGACCACGGTGGTCGACGGCAAGACCTTCGGCAACTACTCCGACTACCCCACCGGGGCGACCGGACGGATCACCCTGCGCCAGGCGGTCGCCAACTCCTGCAACACCGCCTTCATCACCAGCCGCGCCAAGGTCGAGGGCACCGGGCTCTACGACGCCGCCGCCTCGCTCGGCTTCGGCATCGACCACGACCTCGGCTTCCCGGCGTACTTCGGCCAGGTGCCGCAGCCCGAGACCGAGACCGAGGCGGCAGCCGCCCTCATCGGCCAGGGCAGGGTGCTGGCCAGCCCGATGGTGATGGCCACGGTCGTGGCCTCGGTGCAGGCCGGGGAGACCGTCGTCCCGTGGCTGGTCAAGGGCTACCGCGAGGCCCCGCCGGAGGGTGCGAAGCCGCTGACGGGGGCCGAGGCGTCGGCGCTGCGCTCGATGCTGCGTGCCGTCGTCACCGAGGGGAGTGGTCGCGGCCTGCTCGACGTGCCGGGGCCCGAGCTGATCGCCAAGACCGGCACCGCGGAGTTCGAGCGGGACGGCACGGTGCTCACCCATGCCTGGATGGTCGCGGCCGGCTCCGACCTGGCCGTGGCGGTCTACGTCGACGAGGGCGAGTCGGGCTCGCGCACCGCCGGGCCGCTGCTCGAGGCCTTCCTCAGGGCTGCCCGCCGCTGA
- a CDS encoding MerR family transcriptional regulator, which produces MKSSERRWSVGELAATFGLATHVLRHWEDVGLLRPERDAAGRRVYREKDLYRVAVIVRSKSAGMTLEQVAVLLDAEAPDRHRVLEAHIADLDRRMAEMRLHREMTEHALRCRAHDIATCPRFAAAVSDLVSGEVTSFVGGDW; this is translated from the coding sequence ATGAAGTCAAGCGAACGCCGCTGGAGTGTCGGCGAGCTGGCCGCGACCTTCGGGCTGGCCACCCACGTGCTGCGGCACTGGGAGGACGTCGGGCTGCTGCGGCCGGAGCGTGACGCCGCCGGCCGCCGGGTGTACCGGGAGAAGGACCTCTACCGGGTGGCGGTCATCGTGCGCAGCAAGAGCGCCGGGATGACCCTGGAGCAGGTGGCCGTGCTGCTGGACGCCGAGGCGCCGGACCGGCACCGCGTGCTGGAGGCGCACATCGCCGACCTCGACCGACGGATGGCCGAGATGCGGCTGCACCGGGAGATGACCGAGCACGCGTTGCGCTGCAGGGCGCACGACATCGCGACCTGTCCGCGGTTCGCGGCAGCCGTGTCGGACCTGGTGAGCGGTGAGGTGACGAGCTTCGTCGGCGGCGACTGGTAG
- a CDS encoding NAD(P)/FAD-dependent oxidoreductase yields MTIASEQPQPYDAVVIGGGPAGLQAALTLARVHRRVLVLDSGRYRNDAATHMHNVVTHDGTPPADFRTLARKQVAAYPTATVWEDTVVSVAARDDGYAVVLDDPDGTVLRTRGLVLATGMRDVLPDVPGVAELWGDLVVHCPFCHGHEFAGQQVAVLGTQSAGHLPAILGPVVAGTTVLTDGAEAPVVPEGVTVRAEPVVGLVRSGSGVRVELAGGPPVEVAGVYVTTQLRQAAPFAEQLGLAVLPSGAVEVDVMGRTSLPRVHAAGDMAHVAALPMPMSSVIAAAAAGGMAAGSLVAALL; encoded by the coding sequence ATGACCATCGCCTCCGAGCAGCCCCAGCCGTACGACGCCGTCGTGATCGGCGGGGGCCCCGCCGGCCTCCAGGCCGCACTCACCCTCGCCCGCGTGCACCGCCGGGTGCTCGTGCTCGACTCCGGGCGCTACCGCAACGACGCCGCGACCCACATGCACAACGTGGTGACCCACGACGGCACCCCGCCCGCCGACTTCCGCACGCTCGCCCGCAAGCAGGTGGCCGCCTACCCCACCGCCACCGTGTGGGAGGACACCGTGGTCTCCGTCGCCGCCCGGGACGACGGCTACGCGGTGGTCCTCGACGACCCGGACGGCACCGTGCTGCGCACCCGCGGCCTGGTGCTCGCGACCGGGATGCGCGACGTGCTGCCGGACGTCCCCGGCGTGGCCGAGCTGTGGGGCGACCTGGTGGTCCACTGCCCGTTCTGCCACGGGCACGAGTTCGCCGGGCAGCAGGTGGCGGTGCTCGGCACCCAGTCCGCGGGACACCTCCCGGCCATCCTCGGGCCGGTCGTGGCCGGCACCACCGTGCTCACCGACGGCGCGGAGGCGCCGGTCGTGCCGGAGGGGGTCACGGTCCGCGCCGAACCGGTCGTCGGGCTGGTCCGGTCGGGCTCCGGCGTACGCGTGGAGCTGGCGGGCGGCCCGCCGGTGGAGGTCGCGGGCGTCTACGTCACCACGCAGCTGCGGCAGGCGGCGCCGTTCGCCGAGCAGCTCGGCCTGGCGGTGCTGCCCAGCGGCGCGGTCGAGGTCGACGTCATGGGGCGCACCTCGCTGCCGCGGGTGCACGCCGCGGGCGACATGGCCCACGTCGCCGCCCTGCCGATGCCGATGTCCTCGGTCATCGCCGCCGCGGCCGCGGGTGGCATGGCCGCCGGGTCGCTGGTGGCCGCCCTGCTCTGA
- a CDS encoding DEAD/DEAH box helicase produces the protein MSDSAAPDSTESSDAAGGAEKTVEPASFADLGLSGPVLRALSDVGYESPSAIQAATIPTLLSGRDVVGLAQTGTGKTAAFALPILSNLDVSQKTPQALVLAPTRELALQVCEAFERYAAHLKGVHVLPVYGGQGYGVQLSALRRGVHVVVGTPGRIMDHLEKGTLDLSELRFLVLDEADEMLNMGFAEDVETILADTPETKQVALFSATMPPQIRRLSKSYLSDPAEITVKNKTATASNITQRYLLVSYPQKVDALTRILEVENFEGMIVFVRTKSETELLAEKLRARGFAAAAINGDVPQNVRERTVQALKDAKLDILVATDVAARGLDVERISHVVNYDIPTDTESYVHRIGRTGRAGRSGDAISFVTPRERYLLRHIEKATKQPLTEMTLPSVEDVNSTRLTRFDDAITEALTQADRIEGFRDIVAHYVRHHDVPEMDVAAALAVVAQGETPLLLDPNADQVRTPKSRPGDRDDRDRPVRPARERHGDTPMAMYRISVGKRHKVEPRQIVGALANEGGLNRKDFGKILIKPDFSLVELPAELPAGTFEALEQTRISGKLIELSADSGPPGRGSRSGPRGQGGPRRDDRGDRGGTSWDDKPRKKPRHKG, from the coding sequence GTGAGTGACTCAGCAGCACCCGACAGCACCGAGAGCAGCGACGCCGCCGGCGGTGCGGAGAAGACGGTCGAACCCGCCTCCTTCGCCGACCTCGGCCTCTCCGGACCCGTGCTCCGCGCGCTGTCCGACGTCGGCTACGAGTCGCCCTCGGCCATCCAGGCGGCGACCATCCCGACCCTGCTCTCCGGGCGCGACGTCGTGGGCCTCGCGCAGACGGGCACGGGCAAGACCGCGGCGTTCGCCCTGCCGATCCTCTCCAACCTCGACGTCTCGCAGAAGACGCCGCAGGCCCTCGTGCTGGCCCCGACCCGTGAGCTCGCGCTCCAGGTCTGCGAGGCCTTCGAGCGCTACGCGGCCCACCTCAAGGGCGTCCACGTGCTCCCGGTCTACGGCGGCCAGGGGTACGGCGTCCAGCTCTCGGCCCTGCGCCGGGGCGTCCACGTCGTGGTCGGCACCCCGGGTCGGATCATGGACCACCTCGAGAAGGGCACCCTCGACCTCTCCGAGCTGCGCTTCCTGGTGCTCGACGAGGCCGACGAGATGCTCAACATGGGCTTCGCCGAGGACGTCGAGACGATCCTGGCCGACACCCCCGAGACCAAGCAGGTCGCGCTCTTCTCCGCGACCATGCCGCCGCAGATCCGTCGGCTCTCGAAGTCCTACCTCTCCGACCCGGCCGAGATCACCGTCAAGAACAAGACGGCGACCGCCAGCAACATCACCCAGCGCTACCTGCTGGTGTCCTACCCCCAGAAGGTCGACGCGCTCACGCGCATCCTCGAGGTCGAGAACTTCGAGGGGATGATCGTCTTCGTCCGCACCAAGAGCGAGACCGAGCTGCTCGCCGAGAAGCTGCGGGCCCGGGGGTTCGCGGCCGCGGCCATCAACGGCGACGTGCCCCAGAACGTCAGGGAGCGGACCGTCCAGGCGCTCAAGGACGCCAAGCTCGACATCCTCGTCGCCACCGACGTGGCCGCCCGTGGCCTCGACGTCGAGCGGATCAGCCACGTCGTCAACTACGACATCCCCACCGACACCGAGTCCTACGTCCACCGCATCGGCCGCACCGGCCGCGCGGGGCGCAGCGGCGACGCGATCTCCTTCGTCACCCCGCGCGAGCGCTACCTGCTGCGCCACATCGAGAAGGCGACCAAGCAGCCGCTCACCGAGATGACGCTGCCCAGCGTCGAGGACGTCAACAGCACCCGGCTCACCCGGTTCGACGACGCCATCACCGAGGCGCTGACCCAGGCCGACCGCATCGAGGGCTTCCGCGACATCGTCGCCCACTACGTCCGCCACCACGACGTGCCGGAGATGGACGTCGCTGCCGCGCTGGCGGTCGTCGCCCAGGGCGAGACCCCGCTGCTGCTGGACCCGAACGCCGACCAGGTCCGCACGCCCAAGTCCCGCCCCGGCGACCGTGACGACCGGGACCGCCCGGTGCGCCCCGCCCGTGAGCGGCACGGCGACACCCCGATGGCGATGTACCGCATCTCGGTCGGCAAGCGGCACAAGGTCGAGCCGCGCCAGATCGTCGGTGCGCTGGCCAACGAGGGCGGGCTGAACCGCAAGGACTTCGGCAAGATCCTCATCAAGCCCGACTTCTCCCTCGTGGAGCTGCCCGCCGAGCTGCCCGCCGGGACGTTCGAGGCCCTCGAGCAGACCCGGATCTCCGGCAAGCTGATCGAGCTCTCCGCCGACTCCGGGCCGCCGGGACGCGGCTCGCGCTCGGGCCCCCGTGGACAGGGCGGCCCCCGTCGCGACGACCGGGGCGACCGGGGTGGCACGTCGTGGGACGACAAGCCGCGGAAGAAGCCCCGCCACAAGGGCTGA
- a CDS encoding YceI family protein, whose translation MSISDFDTPTTALDDIAGDYTLDVSHSRLGFTARHAMVTKVRGHFADWSGTAHVDTANPAASKVELTIKTASIETGSPDRNGHLVSADFFDAEANPEITFVSTDISRDGDDWTIAGDLTIKGVSKPVTIDFESTGSARDPFGNLRIGFEGSTTINRKDWGLTWNAALETGGVLVSDKIKLEFDISAIRNA comes from the coding sequence ATGAGCATCTCCGACTTCGACACCCCCACCACCGCCCTCGACGACATCGCCGGTGACTACACCCTCGACGTGAGCCACAGCCGTCTCGGCTTCACCGCCCGCCACGCGATGGTCACCAAGGTCCGCGGTCACTTCGCCGACTGGTCCGGCACCGCCCACGTCGACACCGCGAACCCCGCCGCCTCGAAGGTCGAGCTCACCATCAAGACCGCCTCGATCGAGACCGGCAGCCCCGACCGCAACGGCCACCTGGTCTCCGCCGACTTCTTCGACGCCGAGGCCAACCCCGAGATCACCTTCGTCTCGACCGACATCAGCCGCGACGGCGACGACTGGACCATCGCCGGCGACCTGACCATCAAGGGCGTCTCCAAGCCGGTCACCATCGACTTCGAGTCGACCGGCTCCGCGCGCGACCCCTTCGGCAACCTGCGCATCGGCTTCGAGGGCTCGACAACCATCAACCGCAAGGACTGGGGCCTCACCTGGAACGCCGCGCTCGAGACCGGCGGCGTCCTCGTCTCCGACAAGATCAAGCTCGAGTTCGACATCTCGGCGATCCGCAACGCCTGA
- a CDS encoding GNAT family N-acetyltransferase, whose amino-acid sequence MTHDHPLPEGLTSRPLTLDDAQAVYEVMAAQQRADVGTAEIEVADIVADWQRPSYDLAASSVGVLDGERLVACAEVMAAGRGDAGVLPDHRGRGIGTWLAHWMQAKAREQGVAEVGMPQPEGSPGDRLMEQLGYHVRWHSWVLRLPEGAVVPERPLPEGYSLRAATEEEYPQVHDVQEDAFLEWSVRERDSFEEWQAGTVLRPGFEPWHLRVVVDPDAAVVAMAFLVMFPREDGQLEAYVDRLATRGDQRGRGLAQALLVDAFGVAAEHGAVGSSLSTDSRTGALGLYERVGMVVTQTWVNRAIAV is encoded by the coding sequence ATGACCCACGACCACCCGCTCCCCGAGGGCCTCACCTCGCGCCCGTTGACCCTCGATGACGCGCAGGCGGTCTACGAGGTGATGGCCGCCCAGCAGCGCGCCGACGTCGGCACCGCAGAGATCGAGGTCGCCGACATCGTCGCCGACTGGCAGCGCCCCTCCTACGACCTGGCCGCCAGCAGCGTCGGCGTCCTGGACGGCGAGCGCCTCGTCGCCTGCGCCGAGGTGATGGCCGCCGGCCGCGGCGACGCCGGGGTCCTGCCCGACCACCGCGGTCGCGGCATCGGCACCTGGCTGGCCCACTGGATGCAGGCCAAGGCCCGCGAGCAGGGTGTCGCCGAGGTGGGCATGCCGCAGCCCGAGGGCTCCCCGGGCGACCGCCTGATGGAGCAGCTGGGCTACCACGTCCGCTGGCACTCCTGGGTGCTGCGGCTCCCCGAGGGCGCCGTCGTCCCCGAGCGTCCGCTCCCGGAGGGCTACTCGCTGCGAGCCGCCACCGAGGAGGAGTACCCGCAGGTCCACGACGTACAGGAGGACGCGTTCCTGGAGTGGTCGGTCCGCGAGCGGGACAGCTTCGAGGAGTGGCAGGCCGGCACCGTCCTGCGACCCGGCTTCGAGCCCTGGCACCTGCGCGTGGTCGTCGACCCCGACGCAGCCGTGGTGGCGATGGCCTTCCTGGTGATGTTCCCCCGCGAGGACGGCCAGCTCGAGGCGTACGTCGACCGGCTGGCCACGCGCGGCGACCAGCGTGGCCGCGGTCTGGCCCAGGCGCTCCTGGTCGACGCCTTCGGCGTCGCCGCCGAGCACGGTGCCGTCGGCAGCTCGCTCTCGACCGACTCGCGCACCGGCGCCCTGGGTCTCTACGAGAGGGTCGGGATGGTCGTCACCCAGACCTGGGTCAACCGCGCCATCGCCGTCTGA